One window from the genome of Chroococcidiopsis sp. TS-821 encodes:
- a CDS encoding cytochrome b/b6 domain-containing protein, with protein sequence MKSTQPYQPLLLRILHGLTALFLIAAILTAYWTYDTYDGRWGRISLPTFREIEGIHGTFGLYTLLIFPAFVIYAFHRGQKRLIQPDSCTKLTQVGKPIWWYTLNRFTNTFALLALTFALFSGKMMDSGWLPRGELNHGWYYAHLIAWVVMVSAIALHLLMNARVGGVPLLLSMLNWRFRDKDSPRLWANHLTQWWSSVQRGSWSNWFPSASILTILEWAILVSIAAAWIIPLFK encoded by the coding sequence ATGAAATCGACTCAACCTTATCAACCGCTACTTTTGCGCATTCTGCATGGACTTACAGCACTTTTCCTGATTGCTGCAATTCTGACTGCTTACTGGACGTATGATACATATGACGGGCGTTGGGGCAGAATTTCCCTGCCTACCTTTAGAGAAATTGAAGGTATACATGGAACTTTTGGGTTGTACACCTTACTGATATTTCCTGCATTTGTTATCTATGCATTTCATCGCGGGCAAAAGCGGCTGATTCAACCTGATTCATGCACTAAACTAACTCAGGTTGGTAAACCTATCTGGTGGTACACTTTGAACCGTTTTACGAATACATTTGCGCTGCTTGCGTTAACGTTTGCGCTTTTTAGTGGCAAGATGATGGATTCAGGGTGGTTGCCGAGGGGAGAACTAAATCACGGGTGGTACTATGCGCACTTGATAGCCTGGGTTGTTATGGTGAGTGCGATCGCGCTTCACCTATTAATGAATGCAAGGGTGGGCGGAGTTCCTTTACTGCTATCGATGCTCAATTGGCGATTTCGGGATAAAGATAGTCCTAGGCTATGGGCTAATCATCTTACACAATGGTGGTCAAGTGTTCAACGGGGTTCTTGGTCAAACTGGTTTCCATCTGCATCTATTTTGACGATACTAGAATGGGCGATTTTAGTAAGTATTGCTGCTGCCTGGATTATTCCATTATTTAAGTAG
- a CDS encoding ABC transporter substrate-binding protein: MKKVAIAFGLLGLVSSALVGCNQQANQGGTQTSGQGGTLSSVGVTVGDLGNPFFVQIGRGAEAEAQKIGGGNVRTTVVSSGYDLNQQLNQMENFVASGTDLILLNAADSKGIAPAVINAKRAGIPVVAVDVDAEGGVDATVTSNNVQAGEVSCQYIADRLNGQGNVVIINGPPVTAVIDRVRGCEQVFAKYPGINVLSRDQNAEGSRDGGLRVMSDLLTSFPRIDAVFAINDPTGIGAELAAIQAKRNEFFIVGVDGAPEAKQAIEREGSLFVATAAQDPFTMAARAVQIGNDIRQGNPPAETTVLIPVSLITRDNVAEYQGWTTN, translated from the coding sequence GTGAAAAAAGTAGCGATCGCATTTGGTCTTTTAGGTTTAGTCAGTAGTGCGCTTGTCGGTTGTAACCAGCAAGCGAATCAGGGAGGCACTCAGACGAGTGGTCAAGGTGGTACGCTTAGCTCGGTAGGCGTAACAGTAGGCGATTTAGGTAATCCCTTCTTTGTCCAAATTGGTCGCGGTGCGGAAGCCGAAGCGCAAAAAATTGGCGGGGGAAATGTCAGGACAACAGTTGTGTCAAGTGGGTACGACTTGAACCAACAACTCAACCAAATGGAAAACTTTGTCGCCTCTGGTACTGACTTAATATTACTCAACGCTGCGGATAGTAAAGGCATTGCCCCAGCAGTTATAAACGCGAAACGGGCAGGAATTCCAGTAGTTGCTGTTGATGTAGACGCAGAAGGTGGAGTTGATGCGACAGTGACGTCAAACAACGTACAAGCTGGTGAAGTTAGTTGTCAGTATATTGCAGACCGCTTGAATGGTCAGGGTAATGTTGTTATTATCAATGGACCACCTGTTACCGCTGTAATTGACCGCGTACGGGGTTGCGAGCAAGTTTTTGCGAAATATCCAGGTATCAACGTGCTTTCGCGCGATCAAAACGCTGAAGGTAGCCGCGATGGTGGATTGCGCGTCATGAGCGACTTACTCACTTCCTTCCCCAGAATTGATGCTGTGTTCGCAATTAACGACCCAACAGGCATTGGTGCTGAACTTGCAGCCATACAGGCAAAACGCAATGAATTTTTCATTGTTGGTGTTGATGGCGCGCCTGAAGCAAAACAAGCAATTGAACGCGAAGGCAGCTTATTTGTTGCTACAGCAGCACAAGATCCTTTTACCATGGCAGCACGGGCAGTGCAAATTGGTAACGATATTCGTCAAGGCAATCCACCCGCAGAGACAACGGTTTTGATTCCAGTATCATTAATTACCCGCGATAACGTCGCTGAGTACCAAGGTTGGACAACAAACTAG
- the xylB gene encoding xylulokinase, with the protein MTLNLHKNNAVAIGIDLGTSGVRVVAVNLQGAIAAQATRNYPLLTPYPGWTEQNPNDWIEASFQALTEVVQQLEHSQIVGLGLSGQMHGMVPLDAAGDVIRPAILWNDQRTGKAVTTIETIVPRQELIQRTGNPAITGFQLPKVVWLRDSEPQAFSRMRHVVLPKDYLGYVLTGELATEPSDASGVGCLNLGDRTWDLDILTALDIKANLFPQVMASTAIIGKLKPEVARITGLPAGLPIIAGGGDNAAAAIGLGISSTNCDRGSLSLGTSGVIFVPLAQPIPEPEGRIHLFCHADGGYHLLGVTLAASGSLRWYRDTFFPNSSYDELTKWASNADPGSGGVIFLPHLAGERSPFLDSEARGAWLNLSLAHSKAEMTRAVLEGVAYSLRAAFDVMQEITPIRELVATGGGSRSPLWLQIITDVLGINLAKPILAEGAAYGAALLALVGCDVYPDLEALFQILPAIEEYTQPASHSAYAEGFHRFSAIYAALKGVS; encoded by the coding sequence ATGACTTTAAATTTACATAAAAATAATGCTGTTGCGATCGGAATCGATCTTGGAACCAGCGGGGTGCGGGTTGTTGCAGTTAATCTTCAAGGTGCGATCGCCGCCCAAGCAACGCGTAACTATCCGTTACTCACGCCGTATCCTGGATGGACAGAACAAAACCCTAATGATTGGATTGAGGCTAGTTTTCAAGCTTTGACTGAGGTAGTTCAGCAATTAGAACATTCCCAGATTGTGGGTTTAGGTCTATCGGGACAAATGCATGGGATGGTTCCGCTTGATGCAGCAGGAGATGTCATTCGACCAGCAATTTTGTGGAACGATCAGCGTACTGGTAAAGCGGTGACGACGATTGAAACGATTGTTCCTCGCCAAGAATTGATTCAACGTACTGGTAACCCAGCAATTACAGGCTTTCAATTACCAAAAGTTGTGTGGTTGCGTGACTCAGAACCGCAGGCGTTTAGTCGGATGCGTCATGTAGTGTTACCGAAAGATTATTTGGGATACGTGTTGACGGGGGAACTTGCGACAGAACCTTCGGATGCTTCGGGTGTGGGGTGTTTAAATTTAGGCGATCGCACTTGGGATTTGGATATTCTCACGGCACTTGATATTAAGGCAAATCTGTTTCCCCAAGTTATGGCATCGACTGCAATTATTGGCAAATTAAAACCGGAAGTTGCCAGGATCACAGGTTTACCCGCAGGTTTACCAATTATTGCAGGTGGGGGTGACAACGCAGCGGCGGCGATTGGCTTAGGAATCTCTAGTACAAATTGCGATCGCGGTAGTCTCAGTCTTGGCACTTCGGGAGTGATTTTTGTCCCTTTGGCACAACCTATTCCGGAACCAGAAGGACGAATTCATCTATTTTGTCACGCTGATGGTGGCTATCATTTGTTGGGTGTCACATTGGCGGCGAGTGGATCTCTGCGTTGGTATCGCGATACTTTTTTTCCAAACTCTAGCTATGATGAGTTGACAAAGTGGGCAAGTAATGCCGATCCTGGATCGGGTGGCGTGATATTTTTACCGCATTTGGCAGGCGAACGCAGTCCTTTTCTTGATTCTGAGGCGCGTGGTGCGTGGCTGAATTTGTCTTTAGCGCATAGTAAAGCAGAAATGACGCGGGCGGTTCTCGAAGGCGTTGCGTATAGTTTGCGTGCAGCGTTTGATGTGATGCAGGAGATTACCCCAATTCGCGAACTTGTTGCTACGGGTGGTGGTTCGCGATCGCCACTTTGGTTACAAATTATTACGGACGTGCTTGGTATCAATCTTGCAAAGCCGATACTAGCTGAAGGTGCAGCATACGGTGCAGCGTTACTTGCATTAGTTGGTTGCGATGTTTATCCCGATCTAGAAGCCTTGTTTCAGATTTTGCCTGCAATTGAAGAATACACTCAACCAGCTTCGCATTCAGCTTATGCTGAAGGATTTCATCGCTTTAGTGCTATTTACGCTGCGCTCAAAGGTGTTAGCTAA
- the rbsK gene encoding ribokinase — protein MNSRVLVFGSINMDLVAKVPHLPIPGETLQGHSFTTVPGGKGANQAVAAARLEVPTAIVGRVGNDQFGQELLQNLQSDRVQTDNVYIDLSTTSGVAIIAVDDNAENHIVVISGANGNVGEEDVERLTPLLPTASILLLQLEIPLSAVQKAAQAAQQAGVKVILDPAPAPTELPSELYSLVDIITPNAVEAEQLVHFAVNTPESAEKAALLLQQRGIKTAIIKLGAKGVFCATVDDSFFIPAFSVKAVDTVAAGDAFNGGLAAALSQGYSLREAVTWGAATGALSATKSGAQSSLPTRQRVEAFLQEHQPPR, from the coding sequence ATGAATTCCCGTGTCCTTGTCTTCGGTAGTATCAATATGGACTTGGTTGCCAAAGTTCCGCACTTACCTATTCCTGGCGAAACTTTACAAGGACATAGTTTTACAACTGTACCTGGCGGAAAAGGTGCAAATCAAGCAGTAGCAGCGGCGCGGTTAGAAGTTCCTACGGCAATTGTAGGACGTGTAGGGAACGATCAATTTGGGCAGGAATTACTACAAAATTTGCAAAGCGATCGCGTCCAAACTGACAATGTCTATATCGATCTGTCAACAACTTCAGGAGTTGCGATTATTGCTGTAGACGACAACGCCGAAAATCATATTGTTGTGATTTCTGGTGCAAATGGAAATGTAGGTGAAGAAGATGTCGAACGTCTAACCCCACTGCTACCAACAGCATCCATCCTACTGTTACAGCTAGAAATTCCGCTTTCTGCTGTACAAAAAGCTGCACAAGCCGCCCAACAAGCAGGCGTGAAAGTTATTCTAGACCCTGCACCAGCACCTACTGAGTTACCATCAGAACTATATTCGCTAGTCGATATCATCACGCCGAATGCAGTAGAAGCAGAACAATTAGTTCATTTTGCCGTCAACACTCCTGAAAGTGCTGAAAAAGCTGCATTATTACTGCAACAACGTGGTATTAAGACAGCAATTATCAAACTAGGTGCTAAGGGCGTTTTTTGTGCAACTGTGGATGATAGCTTTTTTATTCCTGCTTTTTCTGTAAAAGCCGTAGATACCGTTGCCGCAGGAGATGCCTTTAACGGTGGGCTAGCCGCTGCCTTATCTCAAGGATATTCGCTACGCGAAGCCGTCACATGGGGTGCGGCAACTGGGGCACTTTCAGCGACTAAATCGGGCGCACAATCTTCATTACCTACACGCCAAAGAGTTGAAGCTTTTCTTCAAGAACATCAACCACCAAGATAG
- a CDS encoding DUF2059 domain-containing protein, whose translation MKLKFLYSVSLLFTLSFAATPAVAQTQVSYLPSVRNRSEQNNSIQKLMTITGERNMTRQVTLQTINTLKNQYPQVPQKFWDSFLAEMNYEEMNQRIEGIYNKYFTEEDIQGMIAFYQTPLGQKIISVLPQLAQESSKVGQQYGIEAATRAIKKLQAAGYIR comes from the coding sequence ATGAAATTAAAGTTTTTGTATTCTGTATCTCTACTCTTTACATTATCTTTTGCTGCAACACCAGCCGTTGCTCAAACTCAAGTTAGTTACTTGCCATCAGTCCGAAATCGTAGCGAACAAAACAACAGCATTCAGAAATTAATGACAATAACCGGCGAGAGAAATATGACTCGCCAAGTAACTTTGCAAACAATAAACACGCTAAAAAATCAATATCCTCAAGTTCCACAAAAGTTCTGGGATTCTTTCTTAGCAGAAATGAATTATGAGGAAATGAACCAAAGAATTGAAGGTATTTACAATAAATACTTTACCGAAGAAGATATTCAAGGCATGATCGCCTTCTATCAAACACCGCTAGGACAAAAAATCATTAGTGTTTTACCTCAACTCGCGCAAGAATCTTCAAAAGTTGGTCAACAATACGGAATCGAAGCTGCGACACGTGCTATTAAGAAACTACAAGCAGCAGGCTATATACGTTAG
- the dusB gene encoding tRNA dihydrouridine synthase DusB, with product MVHLSPSLQNRLATPLKIGSFAVKSRVLQSPLSGVTDLVFRRLVRRYAPESMMYTEMVNATGLHYVKELPKIMEVDPNERPISIQLFDCRPDFLAEAAVMAVEEGADTVDINMGCPVNKITKNGGGSSLLRQPEVAEEIVRSVVKAVDVPVTVKTRIGWTDKEITILDFAKRMEDAGAQMITVHGRTRAQGYNGSARWEWIARVKEILSIPVIANGDIFSVEAAVRCLEQTGADGVMCSRGTLGYPFLVGEIDYFLKTGQELPPPTPVERLQCAREHLQALWEYKGDRGVRQARKHMTWYAKGFAGAAELRGLLSVIETVDQGLEVIDRAIAQLVDDELESEAIVPHLQMT from the coding sequence ATGGTTCATCTATCTCCTAGCTTGCAAAATCGACTGGCAACACCCTTAAAAATTGGCTCGTTTGCTGTTAAAAGCCGCGTCTTACAGTCTCCGTTATCGGGCGTGACTGATTTAGTATTTCGGCGGTTAGTACGGCGTTATGCACCCGAATCGATGATGTACACCGAGATGGTGAATGCGACAGGGTTGCATTATGTCAAAGAGTTGCCCAAGATTATGGAAGTCGATCCGAACGAACGACCGATTAGTATTCAGCTATTCGATTGTCGTCCAGATTTCTTGGCAGAAGCAGCGGTGATGGCGGTAGAGGAAGGTGCGGATACGGTAGATATTAATATGGGTTGCCCAGTGAACAAAATCACCAAGAATGGTGGCGGTTCCTCATTGTTGCGTCAGCCAGAAGTTGCAGAAGAAATTGTGCGTTCTGTCGTTAAGGCGGTGGATGTACCCGTGACGGTAAAAACGCGCATTGGTTGGACAGATAAAGAAATTACTATATTGGATTTTGCCAAGCGCATGGAAGACGCTGGAGCGCAGATGATTACTGTACACGGTCGGACTCGCGCTCAAGGTTATAATGGCTCTGCACGCTGGGAATGGATTGCGCGAGTAAAAGAAATTTTGTCGATTCCAGTGATTGCCAACGGCGATATCTTCTCGGTAGAAGCTGCTGTACGCTGCTTAGAGCAAACAGGTGCAGATGGAGTTATGTGTTCGCGCGGAACATTAGGATATCCGTTTTTAGTTGGCGAGATTGATTACTTTCTCAAAACTGGACAAGAGTTACCGCCACCAACGCCTGTAGAACGGTTGCAATGTGCTAGAGAACATCTGCAAGCTTTATGGGAATATAAAGGCGATCGCGGTGTCAGGCAAGCCCGCAAGCATATGACATGGTATGCCAAAGGCTTTGCAGGTGCAGCAGAGTTGCGAGGATTACTCAGTGTGATTGAAACTGTCGATCAAGGGTTAGAAGTTATCGATCGCGCGATCGCACAGCTAGTAGATGATGAGTTGGAGTCTGAAGCAATTGTCCCTCACTTGCAAATGACGTAG
- a CDS encoding PQQ-dependent sugar dehydrogenase: protein MGITYTIPAIANETNLREKLRAANANQTFREVATEDTQYEEIRVVEIAGGLEHPWAVAFLPDGRFLVTERPGRLNIIENGRVTRVSGVPQVNAENQGGLLDVVLHPNYATNGWIYMTYSKPNGNGQTATAVARGRLRGNTLVDVQDIFVQNRYSEPGQHYGSRLAWTNDGKLLMTIGDRWFEPLRAQNLRDHAGSVLRLNDDGTVPPDNPFVGNPEVADEIYTYGNRNIQSLVVNRTTGDIWAVDHGPRGGDLLYPIVAGNNYGWPIVTRGFDYDTGKPIPEAVGRRMEGVTEPFYEFLPTHAPSGVALVTANRFPSWQGNLLVGGLASRRIRRVVFNEQEVLHEEELLLQTVGRIRDVREGPDGYIYVLTDESEGGLYRIEPAELNGDDDEEDIDSV from the coding sequence ATGGGTATTACCTATACAATACCAGCGATCGCCAATGAAACCAATTTAAGAGAAAAACTGAGGGCAGCGAACGCGAATCAAACCTTCCGAGAAGTTGCTACAGAAGATACTCAATATGAAGAAATTCGTGTCGTTGAAATTGCTGGTGGATTGGAGCATCCCTGGGCTGTAGCATTTTTACCAGACGGACGTTTTTTAGTAACTGAGCGTCCAGGAAGACTCAATATTATTGAAAATGGTAGAGTAACTCGGGTATCTGGCGTTCCGCAAGTTAATGCTGAAAACCAAGGCGGATTGTTAGATGTTGTCTTGCACCCCAACTATGCAACCAATGGTTGGATTTATATGACCTATTCCAAGCCAAACGGTAATGGTCAAACTGCAACTGCTGTAGCACGGGGTCGATTAAGAGGTAACACGTTAGTCGATGTCCAAGATATATTTGTTCAAAATCGCTACTCAGAACCTGGACAGCATTACGGGTCGCGTCTAGCTTGGACAAATGATGGCAAACTGCTGATGACAATTGGCGATCGCTGGTTTGAGCCTCTACGCGCCCAAAATTTAAGAGATCATGCTGGCTCAGTTTTGAGGCTGAATGACGATGGTACAGTGCCTCCAGATAACCCATTTGTGGGCAATCCAGAAGTTGCGGACGAGATTTATACTTATGGCAATCGCAATATTCAATCACTAGTCGTCAACAGAACAACAGGCGATATCTGGGCGGTAGATCACGGTCCGCGTGGTGGAGACTTACTCTATCCCATCGTAGCCGGTAACAATTATGGTTGGCCCATTGTGACCCGTGGATTTGACTACGATACCGGAAAACCAATTCCTGAAGCAGTAGGTCGTCGCATGGAAGGCGTTACTGAACCATTTTATGAATTTTTGCCAACTCATGCTCCCTCTGGCGTGGCGCTAGTAACTGCTAACCGATTTCCATCCTGGCAAGGTAATCTCTTAGTAGGTGGGCTTGCTAGTCGGCGGATTCGCCGTGTAGTCTTTAATGAACAAGAAGTTCTACACGAAGAAGAATTGTTGTTGCAGACGGTAGGGCGCATCCGAGATGTGCGCGAAGGTCCTGACGGTTACATATATGTTCTCACTGATGAATCTGAGGGAGGACTCTACCGCATTGAACCCGCAGAATTAAATGGTGATGATGATGAGGAAGATATTGATAGTGTCTAA
- a CDS encoding HNH endonuclease, producing the protein MKLTDRDLKELFELADQLGKKRYHKLTDRDFENYRKFDYWRYINGNSECGTTQESKDWVEKHSNWYCPICGENYSAKNGKTIDHKLPRAQYPWLAMNFMNLWVICQACNQEKGEKHWYEYEHYMFVRHSELYLAVKAARPSQLLESLKDENNRRGY; encoded by the coding sequence ATGAAACTGACAGACAGAGACCTCAAAGAATTATTTGAACTTGCAGATCAACTCGGTAAAAAAAGATATCATAAACTAACCGATCGAGATTTTGAGAATTATAGAAAATTTGATTACTGGCGGTATATTAACGGTAACAGTGAGTGTGGAACGACTCAAGAAAGTAAGGATTGGGTAGAAAAGCATTCAAACTGGTACTGTCCCATTTGTGGAGAAAACTACTCGGCGAAAAACGGTAAGACAATCGATCATAAGCTTCCCAGAGCACAATATCCTTGGCTAGCAATGAATTTTATGAATTTATGGGTCATTTGCCAAGCTTGTAATCAAGAAAAAGGTGAAAAGCACTGGTACGAGTATGAGCATTACATGTTTGTTCGTCACTCTGAACTTTATCTTGCTGTGAAGGCAGCACGCCCTAGCCAATTACTTGAGTCTCTCAAAGATGAGAATAATCGTAGGGGATATTAA
- a CDS encoding cation:proton antiporter, whose protein sequence is MASLTLLVEMVTVLGSAATGGYLANRLRQPVLLGYLIGGVVVGPAGLNLVTLEGDIEVLSEVGVALLLFALGVEFSLKDLLRVRAIALGGGTLQIILTILLGGGLAYLTGWVSTLPKAVFLGAVISLSSTAVVFKSLIERNEVQTAHGQVMLAILIVQDLSLGLMLAVLPALTQPPDIIGVALIGALLKASLFVSGAIIAGKWFIPFSIRLLVQTGSQDLFLLGIVLLCLGIALFTSAIGLGIAMGAFVAGLMISNVEYADQALDRVIPMRDVFATLFFASIGLLIDPGFLLDNMGVLLGLVAVTMLGKAAIATFIVMLFGYPLKTALTVGIGINQIGEFSFVLAGVARNTGLFTSRLYGLTVGTTAATLLLTPFLLKATPYLLIWLERFVQMNSRLQFRSPQLVEIEEKLVDHIVVAGYGRVGQTLVRMLYFQGHQVVVIDNNEATLQTLRGREIVYFYGDATSTLVLEKANLRQAKAMAIALPDPMATRLTLKRALSIAPDLDITVRAHVKEEIDVLYQLGAQEVVQPEFEASLEMGAHLLLKLGDSPYAVQQVVTRYRNGRYRDILPERAEYWGALNLETAIEGLQQHWYVVRENSPLVGQSLAKANIRRLTGVTIMAIERHQQLLRHPTGEVVLEAGDRLLVVGNPEEHVAFKKLTANY, encoded by the coding sequence ATGGCTAGCTTGACGCTGCTTGTCGAGATGGTGACGGTTTTGGGATCTGCAGCAACAGGAGGTTATCTGGCAAATCGACTGCGGCAACCTGTGTTGTTAGGATACCTCATCGGTGGTGTAGTTGTAGGTCCTGCGGGACTCAATTTAGTCACGCTAGAAGGTGACATTGAGGTGCTATCTGAAGTAGGAGTGGCGCTTTTACTGTTTGCTTTAGGTGTGGAGTTTTCGCTGAAGGACTTGTTGCGAGTTCGCGCGATCGCACTTGGTGGGGGTACGCTGCAAATCATCTTGACGATTCTTCTCGGTGGGGGACTTGCGTACTTGACAGGTTGGGTGAGTACGCTACCCAAAGCAGTATTTTTGGGGGCTGTGATTTCGCTTTCCTCGACGGCGGTTGTCTTTAAAAGTTTGATCGAACGCAACGAAGTACAAACGGCTCACGGACAAGTGATGCTGGCTATTTTAATCGTTCAAGATCTCAGCTTAGGTTTGATGCTAGCAGTACTTCCGGCACTCACTCAACCTCCAGATATTATTGGCGTAGCATTGATTGGCGCGTTACTTAAGGCTTCACTGTTTGTGAGTGGAGCAATTATTGCTGGAAAGTGGTTTATTCCGTTCTCGATTCGGCTGCTTGTTCAAACAGGTTCTCAAGATTTATTTCTACTCGGTATTGTATTGCTTTGTTTAGGAATTGCGTTATTTACCTCGGCGATTGGTTTGGGAATTGCGATGGGAGCATTCGTTGCGGGGTTGATGATTTCTAATGTGGAGTATGCAGATCAAGCGCTGGACCGCGTGATACCGATGCGCGATGTTTTTGCTACGTTGTTTTTTGCGTCGATTGGGCTGTTAATCGATCCAGGTTTTTTACTTGACAACATGGGGGTTTTGCTGGGATTAGTGGCGGTAACGATGCTGGGTAAAGCCGCGATCGCAACCTTCATTGTTATGCTATTTGGCTATCCGCTCAAAACTGCGTTGACGGTTGGTATTGGGATTAACCAAATTGGCGAGTTTTCCTTTGTATTAGCCGGTGTTGCGCGAAACACTGGGCTTTTTACCTCTAGACTTTATGGTTTAACTGTGGGTACAACCGCAGCTACTTTGTTGCTGACACCTTTCTTATTGAAAGCAACGCCTTATCTCTTAATTTGGTTAGAACGATTTGTGCAGATGAATTCGCGTTTGCAGTTTCGTTCCCCACAATTGGTTGAGATTGAAGAAAAACTTGTCGATCATATCGTTGTCGCGGGATACGGTAGAGTGGGACAAACGCTCGTGCGAATGCTGTATTTTCAAGGTCATCAAGTTGTTGTTATAGATAATAACGAAGCTACGCTGCAAACTTTACGAGGACGCGAAATAGTTTATTTTTACGGAGATGCTACAAGTACCTTAGTTTTAGAAAAAGCAAATCTTCGTCAAGCCAAAGCAATGGCGATCGCACTTCCCGATCCCATGGCAACGCGATTAACATTAAAACGCGCCCTAAGTATCGCACCAGATTTAGATATCACTGTCCGCGCCCACGTCAAGGAAGAAATTGATGTACTCTACCAGTTAGGTGCGCAAGAAGTTGTGCAACCAGAGTTTGAAGCTTCGTTAGAGATGGGCGCGCATCTACTCTTAAAACTTGGAGATTCACCGTATGCAGTGCAGCAAGTCGTCACGCGCTATCGTAACGGACGCTATCGCGATATTTTACCAGAACGCGCAGAATACTGGGGAGCGCTGAACCTAGAAACCGCAATTGAAGGACTACAGCAGCATTGGTATGTTGTCCGCGAGAATTCACCATTAGTAGGGCAAAGCCTTGCAAAAGCTAACATCCGTCGCTTAACAGGAGTGACAATTATGGCAATTGAGCGTCATCAGCAGCTATTGCGTCATCCCACAGGTGAAGTTGTTCTTGAAGCAGGCGATCGCCTTCTTGTAGTCGGAAACCCTGAAGAACACGTTGCGTTTAAAAAGCTAACTGCTAATTATTAA